In one window of Poriferisphaera corsica DNA:
- a CDS encoding glycoside hydrolase family 43 protein, whose translation MISSIRHASYPLYALLITAISLLTPTTSLAADIPINLTDTRQLVLKALPDPCVIRVADTYYAYGTTDPGQGFQAYKSQNLTDWQSLGFVFKKTESSWGQKHYWAPCVVQKNNKFYLFYSTFGPINGTWGRAGHRIGVAISESGPQGPFIEQKIPLFGVGKSIIDAEVFIDNDGSAYLYYVLDISENKRSEIFVVKLSDDLLSIADQWDQDDTTSNEPVWCAEPIGKWEGKQWNEGPNVFRVDKWYIMMYSANGFFTPDYSVGYAIAPSPRGPWFKSPSNPIIKKDPSSAPNPIVGTGHSDVVQDPTGQYYIFYHAHSQDRGVKRRDLYAQKLYIQPDKDLILKLTLTPQPAPHNQSTSTPPIKD comes from the coding sequence GACATCCCCATCAACCTCACCGACACCCGCCAACTCGTCCTCAAAGCCTTACCTGATCCCTGCGTCATCCGCGTCGCCGACACCTACTACGCCTACGGCACCACCGACCCCGGACAAGGTTTCCAAGCCTACAAATCCCAAAACCTCACCGATTGGCAATCCCTCGGCTTCGTTTTCAAGAAAACCGAATCCAGTTGGGGCCAAAAACATTATTGGGCGCCCTGCGTCGTTCAAAAGAACAACAAGTTCTACCTCTTCTACAGCACCTTCGGCCCGATCAACGGCACATGGGGCAGGGCAGGTCACCGCATCGGTGTCGCCATCTCCGAGTCAGGCCCCCAAGGCCCGTTCATCGAACAAAAAATCCCCCTCTTTGGCGTTGGCAAATCCATCATCGACGCCGAAGTCTTCATCGACAACGACGGCTCCGCCTACCTCTACTACGTCCTCGATATCAGCGAAAACAAACGTTCTGAAATCTTTGTCGTCAAACTCAGTGACGATCTTCTTAGTATTGCCGACCAATGGGATCAAGACGACACCACCAGCAACGAACCCGTTTGGTGCGCCGAACCCATCGGCAAATGGGAAGGCAAACAATGGAATGAAGGCCCCAACGTCTTCCGTGTCGACAAATGGTACATCATGATGTACTCCGCCAACGGCTTCTTCACCCCCGACTATTCCGTCGGCTACGCCATCGCCCCATCACCCCGCGGCCCATGGTTCAAAAGCCCCAGCAACCCCATCATCAAAAAAGATCCATCCTCCGCACCAAACCCCATTGTCGGCACAGGCCACAGCGATGTCGTCCAAGACCCTACCGGCCAATACTACATCTTCTATCACGCGCATAGCCAAGACCGTGGCGTTAAACGTCGCGACCTTTACGCTCAAAAACTCTACATCCAACCCGACAAAGACCTCATCCTCAAACTCACCCTCACACCTCAACCCGCTCCTCATAACCAATCAACGTCAACTCCTCCAATCAAGGACTGA
- a CDS encoding ABC transporter ATP-binding protein: protein MTTTTTATAVKTGTNEADRSNNQLGLDDLVALQKLEEVKERPLSMGLIMRLLQYTKPYAKTRNWLLVTVFLRAVQLPLLGWFVGYIIKGPIEQKDFSGTVWYTGGFLVLSFLTSIVFHFRMKLAMMLGEFVVHDLREQIFAHLQKMPMRFYDHTKLGRVISRITSDTENVRMGVQDVLFVTLVQGGQMLIAAGVMLYYDAVLFSVLLVMAPVIWLITGYFRKKLSKAFRDVQESFSRITSTLAESVNGIRVTQGFVRHDENARRFKGLVEDHSQYNQRTAELSGIFLPLLELNSQFFIAILLVLGGYQILGMTYADPGEQAGEFGSLVIFFFMSGMFFFPIAIIGRMYHFSLTAMAGAERVFTLLDLKVEAMEDEDAEEVGEIVGDVTFEGVCFEYEPGVRVLEDVNFEAKQGETIALVGATGSGKSTAIKLISKFYLPTEGEVRIDGIRVEKIETGSLVRQLGIVLQQNFLFTGSVLENIRMGRPQASDAEVYAAAEALNCLDILEQLSDGLHTEVGEAGSNLSLGQRQLVCFCRAMLADPRILILDEATSSVDGITESRIQKALEILLAGRTSFVVAHRLSTIRQADRILVLDQGRVIEEGTHVELLHEGGTYAHLYKQFIHATN, encoded by the coding sequence ATGACAACAACGACAACAGCAACGGCGGTGAAGACGGGGACAAACGAGGCGGACAGATCTAACAATCAATTAGGTCTGGATGATTTGGTTGCGCTGCAGAAGTTGGAGGAGGTGAAGGAGCGGCCGCTGTCGATGGGGTTGATCATGCGGCTGTTGCAGTATACGAAGCCGTATGCGAAGACGCGGAATTGGCTGCTGGTAACGGTGTTTTTAAGGGCGGTTCAGTTGCCGCTGTTGGGTTGGTTTGTGGGATATATTATTAAGGGGCCGATTGAGCAAAAGGATTTCAGTGGGACGGTTTGGTATACGGGCGGTTTTTTGGTGTTATCGTTTCTGACTTCGATTGTGTTTCATTTTCGGATGAAGCTGGCGATGATGCTGGGTGAGTTTGTGGTGCATGATTTGCGGGAACAGATTTTTGCGCATCTGCAGAAGATGCCGATGCGGTTTTATGACCACACGAAATTGGGGCGGGTCATTTCGCGGATCACGTCAGATACTGAGAACGTGCGGATGGGGGTGCAGGATGTGCTGTTTGTCACGCTGGTCCAGGGGGGACAGATGCTGATCGCGGCGGGTGTGATGCTGTATTACGATGCGGTGTTGTTTTCGGTGTTGCTGGTGATGGCGCCGGTGATCTGGTTGATTACGGGGTATTTTCGGAAGAAGTTATCGAAGGCGTTTCGTGATGTGCAGGAGAGTTTTTCACGAATCACGTCAACGCTGGCAGAGAGCGTGAACGGGATCCGTGTAACGCAGGGGTTTGTGCGTCATGATGAGAATGCGCGGCGGTTTAAGGGTTTGGTAGAAGATCATTCGCAATACAACCAACGGACGGCAGAGCTGTCTGGGATCTTCTTGCCGCTGTTGGAATTGAACTCGCAGTTCTTTATTGCGATCTTGTTGGTGCTGGGTGGGTATCAGATTTTGGGGATGACGTATGCGGATCCGGGTGAACAGGCGGGCGAGTTTGGGTCGCTGGTGATCTTCTTCTTTATGTCGGGGATGTTCTTCTTCCCGATCGCGATCATTGGGCGGATGTATCATTTTTCACTGACGGCGATGGCGGGCGCGGAGCGTGTGTTTACGCTGCTGGATTTGAAAGTGGAGGCGATGGAGGATGAGGATGCTGAGGAGGTGGGTGAGATTGTGGGTGATGTGACGTTTGAGGGGGTTTGTTTTGAGTACGAGCCGGGGGTACGGGTGCTGGAGGATGTGAATTTCGAGGCGAAGCAGGGAGAAACGATCGCACTGGTTGGGGCGACGGGATCGGGGAAGAGTACAGCGATTAAGCTGATATCGAAGTTCTACTTGCCGACGGAGGGAGAGGTGCGGATTGATGGGATACGGGTTGAAAAAATTGAGACGGGTTCATTGGTGAGGCAGCTTGGGATTGTGTTGCAGCAGAATTTTCTGTTTACGGGGAGTGTGCTTGAGAATATCAGGATGGGGCGGCCACAGGCGAGCGATGCGGAGGTGTATGCTGCGGCGGAGGCGCTGAACTGTCTGGATATTTTGGAGCAGTTGTCGGATGGCTTACATACGGAAGTAGGCGAAGCGGGGTCTAACTTGTCATTAGGGCAGAGGCAGTTGGTGTGTTTCTGCAGGGCGATGCTGGCAGACCCGCGGATCTTGATTTTGGATGAGGCAACGTCATCGGTGGATGGGATCACAGAATCACGGATCCAAAAGGCGCTTGAGATTTTACTGGCGGGGCGAACATCGTTTGTTGTTGCGCACAGGCTATCGACGATCAGGCAGGCAGATAGGATTTTGGTTTTGGATCAAGGACGCGTGATTGAGGAAGGAACACATGTGGAGCTTCTGCATGAAGGTGGGACGTATGCGCATCTGTATAAGCAGTTTATTCATGCAACGAATTAA
- a CDS encoding ABC transporter ATP-binding protein, producing the protein MATATETKRKTDGESKDVVREKQSGEVSSTGGMDIDYTTGELVWRMVKLAWQYKFHAVRLLVVQLVLLGVIISTLGLTGLGVDIIQKGFNAEAKDPQYPFGIAPPGEWGALQIVCVLAGIVFLLAVGRFILERFATVWKSLLVQTMVVDLRSAVYDKLQRLSFRFFDANESGSIINRVTSDVQGLRMFVDAVLLEVIIIGLSLAAYVVFMFQIHVGLTLATLVSTPVVYLLVVLFSRMVRPAYRENRRLFDGAVRVLSENVQGVHVVKGFGLQGEQRKVFGRANDEVAAQKSYIFRVVSWFVPVISFLPSVNIAVLLVYGGWLYIHDASFNIGTGLVVFAGLLQQFSDKIHSIAQIANGMQRSLTSAQRVFEVMDTPIEIESGKCAKRIDRVAGKVTFFNTSFGYGENEGDEDARVLNGVNFTAEPGECVAVLGATGSGKSTMLSLIPRFYDPQEGAVLIDDTDVRNVDLFDLRRNIGIVFQESFLFSDTVAENIAFGHPEATREQIEQAAKIAQAHEFIVGLENGYDTKLKEGGNNLSGGQKQRLAIARALLLEPPILLLDDPTAAIDPETEHEILSAMDAAMKGRTTFVIAHRLSTLRRADQIIVLEKGKIVEQGTHGELMANGGHYRTAADLQIADPRSREILGLVSPGS; encoded by the coding sequence TTGGCAACGGCAACAGAGACGAAACGGAAGACAGATGGGGAGAGCAAGGATGTCGTGCGCGAGAAACAAAGTGGGGAGGTGAGCAGCACGGGAGGGATGGATATTGATTACACGACTGGGGAATTGGTTTGGCGGATGGTGAAGTTGGCGTGGCAGTATAAATTTCACGCGGTGCGGCTGCTTGTGGTGCAGCTGGTGTTGTTGGGCGTGATTATCTCGACGCTAGGCCTGACAGGGTTGGGTGTGGACATTATTCAGAAGGGGTTTAATGCTGAGGCGAAAGATCCGCAGTATCCGTTTGGTATTGCGCCGCCGGGGGAGTGGGGGGCGCTGCAGATTGTTTGTGTGTTGGCAGGTATTGTATTTTTGCTGGCGGTAGGTCGGTTTATACTGGAGCGTTTTGCGACGGTGTGGAAGTCGCTGTTGGTGCAAACGATGGTGGTGGATTTGCGGTCGGCGGTGTATGACAAATTGCAGCGGCTATCGTTTCGATTTTTCGATGCGAACGAGTCGGGGTCGATCATCAACCGCGTGACATCAGATGTGCAAGGTCTGCGGATGTTTGTGGATGCGGTGTTGCTGGAGGTGATCATTATTGGGTTGTCGCTGGCGGCGTATGTGGTGTTTATGTTTCAGATTCATGTGGGTCTGACGTTGGCGACGCTGGTGAGTACGCCGGTGGTGTATTTATTGGTGGTGTTGTTTTCGAGAATGGTGCGTCCGGCCTATCGGGAGAATAGACGGCTGTTTGATGGGGCGGTGAGGGTGTTGTCGGAAAATGTGCAGGGGGTGCATGTTGTGAAGGGGTTTGGGTTGCAGGGGGAGCAGCGGAAAGTGTTTGGGCGGGCGAATGATGAGGTTGCGGCGCAGAAGAGTTATATTTTTCGGGTTGTATCTTGGTTTGTGCCGGTGATCTCGTTTTTACCGTCGGTGAATATCGCGGTACTGCTGGTGTATGGTGGGTGGTTGTATATTCATGATGCGTCGTTCAATATTGGGACGGGGCTGGTGGTTTTTGCGGGGCTTTTGCAACAGTTTTCGGACAAAATTCATTCGATTGCGCAGATCGCGAATGGGATGCAGCGGTCGCTGACCTCAGCGCAGCGTGTGTTTGAAGTGATGGATACGCCGATCGAGATTGAGAGTGGAAAATGCGCGAAGAGAATTGATCGGGTTGCGGGGAAGGTGACGTTTTTCAATACGTCCTTTGGGTACGGAGAGAATGAGGGGGATGAAGATGCGCGGGTACTTAATGGGGTAAACTTTACGGCTGAGCCGGGGGAATGTGTGGCGGTGTTGGGGGCAACAGGATCGGGAAAGAGTACGATGCTGTCACTGATCCCGCGGTTTTATGACCCACAGGAAGGGGCGGTGCTGATCGATGATACGGATGTACGGAATGTGGATTTGTTTGATCTGAGACGAAACATCGGGATTGTGTTTCAGGAGTCGTTTTTGTTCTCGGATACGGTGGCGGAGAATATTGCGTTTGGGCATCCGGAGGCAACGCGGGAACAGATCGAACAGGCGGCGAAGATCGCGCAGGCGCATGAGTTTATTGTGGGGTTAGAAAACGGGTACGACACGAAGCTGAAAGAGGGAGGGAACAATCTGTCGGGTGGTCAGAAGCAGCGGCTGGCGATTGCGAGAGCGTTATTGCTGGAGCCGCCTATTTTATTGTTAGATGATCCGACGGCGGCGATTGACCCGGAAACCGAGCATGAAATTTTGAGCGCGATGGATGCGGCAATGAAGGGGCGGACGACATTTGTGATTGCTCATAGGTTGTCGACGCTGCGGCGTGCGGATCAGATTATTGTGCTGGAAAAGGGGAAGATTGTGGAACAGGGGACGCACGGGGAATTGATGGCGAATGGCGGGCATTACAGGACGGCGGCGGATCTGCAGATCGCGGATCCGAGGTCGCGAGAGATTTTAGGGCTGGTTTCCCCCGGAAGTTAG
- a CDS encoding endonuclease/exonuclease/phosphatase family protein, with the protein MNSPDEPIGSSGEEERVEGGEGEVASERHSAVGGVIRRLWGVVSGVVLLIGIGAMLGTILGLGNRYNHILDLMSNFRLIYAEILVLSVIVMGLRQRWFWSSLMLLCLLINLGFIAPLYLPAAKSVANATVEEGARGLRLLHVNVHNRNMDYEQVGKLMEESDADLIFLQEVNTWWLMNLEGYFEGYDLHTPRPRSDAFGIAMFVKRGQSDEFKLIDAGLADMTGGYNIPAIEATVRVQGQTYSVLSLHTLPPIVPMDVRTWAGSYASVRNEQLVRAFEWARNQPFPPVLIGDLNATPFSHPLSELMNPEGEVPVLVYSQQGWGYAGTWPAQFPSWLRLPLDHCLVSPKLSAVDRRLGPQIGSDHLPLYVEILPLERMNERLPPLPGR; encoded by the coding sequence TTGAATTCACCTGATGAGCCAATTGGATCTTCTGGCGAAGAAGAGCGGGTTGAGGGAGGAGAAGGTGAGGTTGCGTCCGAGCGGCACAGTGCTGTGGGTGGCGTGATTCGACGTCTGTGGGGTGTGGTGAGTGGGGTGGTGTTGTTGATTGGAATCGGGGCGATGTTGGGGACGATATTGGGGTTGGGTAATCGATATAACCATATATTAGACTTGATGTCGAACTTCCGGTTGATCTACGCGGAGATACTGGTGTTGAGTGTGATTGTCATGGGTTTACGGCAGCGTTGGTTCTGGTCGAGTTTGATGCTGCTGTGTTTACTGATCAATCTTGGGTTTATAGCGCCGCTGTATTTACCGGCGGCGAAGAGTGTGGCGAATGCGACGGTTGAGGAAGGGGCGCGGGGACTGCGGCTGCTGCATGTGAATGTGCATAATCGGAATATGGATTACGAGCAGGTGGGTAAGTTGATGGAGGAGAGTGATGCGGATCTGATTTTTCTGCAGGAGGTGAATACTTGGTGGTTGATGAATTTAGAGGGGTATTTTGAGGGATATGATTTACACACGCCTCGGCCACGATCGGATGCATTTGGGATTGCGATGTTTGTGAAGCGTGGGCAGAGTGATGAGTTTAAGTTGATTGATGCGGGGCTGGCGGACATGACGGGGGGTTATAACATTCCGGCGATCGAGGCGACGGTGAGAGTGCAAGGTCAAACGTATTCGGTGTTGTCGTTGCACACGTTGCCGCCGATTGTGCCGATGGATGTGCGGACGTGGGCTGGGAGCTATGCGTCGGTGAGGAATGAGCAATTGGTGAGGGCGTTTGAATGGGCAAGGAATCAGCCGTTTCCGCCGGTATTGATAGGTGATTTAAATGCGACTCCGTTTAGTCATCCGCTGAGTGAGTTGATGAACCCTGAGGGTGAGGTGCCGGTGCTGGTGTATTCACAACAAGGTTGGGGCTATGCGGGGACTTGGCCGGCGCAGTTTCCAAGCTGGTTGAGATTGCCACTGGATCATTGTCTGGTGTCGCCGAAGTTGTCGGCGGTTGACCGCCGGCTTGGGCCGCAGATTGGGTCTGATCATTTGCCGCTGTACGTGGAGATTTTGCCGCTGGAGCGGATGAATGAAAGGCTGCCGCCGTTACCGGGGCGGTGA
- a CDS encoding LOG family protein yields MSTSKKVCVFCSASDRVDAAYKTAAQTLGSLIGQRNHSLVWGGGKVGLMGEVARSAQSAGATLFGVIPESMQDIEIAYTDADQLVVTQTMRERKALMDSEADAFIILPGGIGTLEELTEIMVLRYLKYHDRPIILINTNNFYDPFIKLMQHYVDEKFAKPKHMNLFTVVDTPAQALDLL; encoded by the coding sequence ATGTCCACCAGCAAAAAAGTCTGCGTCTTCTGCTCCGCTTCCGACCGTGTTGATGCCGCCTATAAAACCGCCGCTCAAACCCTCGGCTCCCTCATCGGCCAACGCAACCACTCCCTCGTCTGGGGCGGCGGCAAAGTCGGACTCATGGGCGAAGTCGCACGCTCCGCACAATCCGCCGGCGCAACACTCTTTGGCGTCATCCCCGAATCCATGCAAGACATCGAGATCGCCTACACCGATGCCGACCAACTCGTCGTCACCCAAACCATGCGCGAACGTAAAGCGCTCATGGACTCCGAAGCCGACGCCTTCATCATCCTCCCCGGCGGCATCGGAACCCTCGAAGAACTCACCGAAATCATGGTGCTTCGTTACCTCAAATACCACGACCGTCCCATCATCCTCATCAACACCAACAACTTCTACGACCCCTTCATCAAACTCATGCAGCACTACGTCGACGAGAAATTTGCCAAACCCAAACACATGAACCTCTTCACTGTCGTCGATACCCCCGCTCAAGCCCTCGACCTCCTCTAA